A region from the Acidimicrobiales bacterium genome encodes:
- a CDS encoding EAL domain-containing protein: protein MKAVLVIAAIAALIRVTTATAPALTAVVVGILAIGAAVYGLRSNGRSHWRGWTVSWGVVTVGLAVNLIGAAIAGLEPGALSMEGRVPLVVTSVGELITIAGLVLIINQRVPGHWGEALIGAAVATATAGFPLLSLVVVPSMGWDPGRELLPMAVPALGVMMLWLGASVVSLTDRHPVAYRYLIGGFMCLLAARTTATALLFMGAHSFPVPLNAAILWGTCLWSCAILHNSQRRALDPATLRSTRPGWAQVVLVIFSVLVAPVVIAVKVAFHIPFSRPVLTAGFTLLPALAVMYLLYQVFARSAAEYRAQHDPLTGVCNRVLFNDRLDAAIVDARRNGRSVAVMFLDLDRFKSVNDSLGHAVGNQLLQAVVKRLQSRLRPKDTLARMGGDEFTILFPEVEGKEAGANLAERVLAAFSEPINVSGKLLPVQTSIGVAVYPDDGEDSETLFKHADTAMYQAKAAGRNTYSIYNAAMSAKAELRFALETNLRGALEQGRLTVHYQPKLSAATGQITGVEALARWEHPRLGFIPPSAFIPLAEETSLIATLGEWVLETACLQAKSWQEQGLSGLSVAVNVSPRQFVRQSVVQVVAKVLERTGLDPTLLELEVTESVLVEHMQETSSSLAELRSMGVRCSIDDFGTGYSALTYLAEMPVDAIKIDPSFVHRIDNETGAAPIVGSVIALAHSLGLKVVAEGVETVGQLEFLSEQGCDQVQGYLFSRPVPAEEIEKLVTGPIRVRVELPAGSVLRDSTGAVLPPARVAAVLAGVSARTDSAFDLDGDDFLAVLECFGV, encoded by the coding sequence GTGAAGGCAGTTCTGGTAATAGCGGCGATCGCGGCGCTCATACGAGTGACTACCGCGACCGCACCCGCGTTGACGGCTGTGGTCGTGGGGATCCTTGCGATAGGCGCCGCGGTTTACGGGCTACGTTCCAACGGAAGGTCGCATTGGCGTGGCTGGACCGTGTCATGGGGGGTCGTCACCGTCGGTCTTGCGGTCAATCTCATCGGCGCCGCAATAGCCGGACTCGAACCCGGTGCGTTGTCGATGGAGGGCCGTGTCCCGCTCGTGGTCACGAGCGTCGGAGAGCTGATCACCATCGCAGGGCTCGTCCTGATCATCAACCAGCGGGTGCCCGGCCATTGGGGAGAAGCGCTTATCGGGGCGGCCGTTGCCACCGCCACGGCCGGCTTCCCGCTGCTTTCACTTGTGGTCGTTCCGTCGATGGGGTGGGACCCGGGGCGTGAGCTGCTGCCCATGGCGGTTCCGGCACTGGGGGTCATGATGCTCTGGCTCGGAGCCAGCGTCGTCTCCCTGACGGATCGCCATCCCGTTGCCTACCGGTATCTGATCGGAGGCTTCATGTGCCTGTTAGCCGCGCGCACCACCGCGACGGCGCTCTTGTTTATGGGCGCACACTCATTTCCTGTCCCCCTGAACGCAGCGATCCTGTGGGGCACGTGCCTGTGGAGCTGCGCCATCTTGCACAACTCGCAGCGACGCGCTCTTGACCCAGCCACCCTCCGTTCGACCCGCCCCGGATGGGCACAGGTGGTCCTCGTGATATTCAGCGTCCTGGTCGCGCCTGTTGTCATCGCGGTGAAGGTGGCGTTCCACATTCCTTTCAGCCGTCCGGTGCTCACCGCCGGGTTCACCTTGCTGCCGGCGCTTGCGGTCATGTACCTGCTCTATCAGGTGTTCGCACGATCCGCCGCCGAGTACCGGGCTCAGCACGATCCCCTGACCGGCGTGTGCAATCGGGTCCTTTTCAACGATCGCTTGGACGCGGCCATCGTCGACGCCCGGCGCAACGGACGTTCCGTCGCCGTCATGTTCCTGGATCTCGATCGGTTCAAGAGTGTGAACGACAGCCTCGGCCACGCGGTCGGCAATCAACTCCTACAGGCGGTCGTCAAGCGGCTGCAGTCTCGGCTCCGGCCCAAGGACACCCTCGCCCGGATGGGAGGAGACGAGTTCACGATCCTGTTTCCCGAAGTGGAGGGGAAAGAGGCTGGAGCGAACCTCGCCGAACGGGTCCTCGCCGCCTTCTCGGAGCCGATCAACGTCAGCGGGAAGCTGCTCCCCGTGCAGACCAGCATCGGTGTCGCGGTGTATCCCGACGACGGGGAGGATTCAGAGACTCTCTTCAAACACGCGGACACCGCCATGTACCAAGCGAAGGCGGCAGGGCGAAACACCTACTCGATCTACAACGCCGCCATGAGCGCCAAGGCGGAGCTGCGATTCGCTCTGGAGACCAATCTCCGAGGCGCCCTCGAACAAGGACGGCTCACCGTCCACTACCAGCCGAAGCTCTCCGCCGCCACCGGCCAGATAACCGGCGTCGAGGCACTCGCCCGGTGGGAGCACCCACGCCTTGGGTTCATTCCGCCTTCGGCTTTCATCCCTCTGGCAGAGGAGACCAGCCTCATCGCCACGCTGGGGGAGTGGGTGCTGGAGACGGCCTGCCTGCAGGCGAAGTCCTGGCAGGAACAAGGACTGTCAGGATTGTCAGTGGCCGTCAATGTGTCGCCACGGCAGTTCGTTCGCCAATCGGTCGTGCAAGTCGTTGCCAAGGTTCTCGAACGAACCGGGCTCGATCCGACACTTCTTGAGTTGGAGGTAACCGAAAGCGTTCTCGTGGAGCACATGCAAGAGACGTCGTCGAGCCTTGCCGAACTGCGCTCGATGGGTGTCCGCTGCTCGATAGACGACTTCGGAACCGGCTACAGCGCGCTGACCTACTTAGCCGAGATGCCCGTCGACGCCATCAAGATCGATCCCTCCTTCGTCCATCGGATCGACAACGAGACTGGAGCAGCGCCGATAGTGGGTTCCGTCATCGCCTTGGCCCACAGCCTCGGCTTGAAGGTGGTGGCCGAAGGCGTGGAAACGGTCGGCCAACTCGAGTTCCTGTCAGAGCAGGGTTGCGACCAGGTTCAGGGTTATCTCTTCAGCCGGCCAGTCCCGGCGGAGGAGATAGAGAAGCTCGTGACAGGGCCGATTCGGGTGCGAGTCGAACTTCCGGCAGGTTCGGTGTTGCGCGATTCAACCGGCGCGGTGCTCCCGCCTGCTCGGGTCGCCGCAGTCCTTGCAGGAGTCAGTGCGCGGACCGATTCGGCATTCGATCTCGACGGCGACGATTTCCTGGCGGTGCTGGAGTGCTTTGGCGTCTGA
- a CDS encoding class D sortase: MTAGLALLANVWLYREHSERAASRLVARFVGSSASLQNPSSKLASPAPAASGNTAQPLSCEGPAPSSRPLEGQASMLVEIPSLGETAPVLPGTNESVLSQAIGHLDSSAWPDQGGTDVLEAHDVTFLRSIGDLKDGQQVDLVGRCKTWIYQVSTHFIAREGEPIIASAPSSVVLVTCWPTDALYYTNQRYVVEAALVSSVATSPVLLASTSAAPQVQPALPDELKGASLNATKVGIPLGRLEFKGSFSPGWLKSPRPLQASDAATNLLEAAVVATRAHNDAWLQVIAPNLPPSELQTLGVPLKWTAPVNVVLFGEGTQVTGASMTASVNIAGRDATMTLTTTVGPTGMVISAFTLS; encoded by the coding sequence ATGACGGCGGGCTTGGCGTTGCTGGCGAATGTCTGGCTCTACCGTGAGCACAGCGAGCGCGCCGCTTCGCGGCTGGTTGCTCGATTCGTCGGCTCCTCGGCGTCGCTCCAGAACCCGTCTTCGAAACTGGCGTCCCCAGCGCCGGCAGCGTCCGGAAACACTGCTCAACCGCTTTCCTGCGAGGGACCCGCACCTTCCTCGCGACCACTTGAGGGACAGGCGTCGATGCTCGTGGAGATACCTTCGCTCGGAGAGACGGCACCGGTGCTTCCCGGGACCAACGAGTCGGTGCTGTCGCAGGCGATTGGACATCTGGACTCCTCCGCGTGGCCCGACCAGGGCGGCACCGACGTACTCGAAGCCCACGACGTGACCTTCCTCCGATCGATCGGGGATTTGAAGGATGGTCAGCAGGTCGATCTGGTCGGACGCTGCAAGACCTGGATCTACCAGGTCTCGACTCACTTCATCGCTCGCGAGGGCGAACCGATAATCGCCTCCGCCCCGTCGAGCGTTGTCCTGGTGACCTGCTGGCCGACCGATGCGCTCTACTACACCAATCAGCGTTATGTGGTCGAAGCTGCCCTGGTGTCCAGCGTTGCCACTTCGCCGGTGCTCCTCGCTTCGACTTCGGCCGCGCCGCAGGTGCAGCCGGCGCTACCCGACGAACTGAAGGGAGCCAGTTTGAACGCCACCAAGGTCGGCATCCCCCTCGGCCGGCTCGAGTTCAAAGGAAGCTTCAGCCCTGGCTGGCTCAAGTCGCCCCGGCCCCTGCAAGCCTCTGACGCAGCAACCAACCTCCTCGAGGCCGCGGTCGTTGCAACTCGGGCCCACAATGACGCTTGGCTTCAGGTGATCGCCCCGAACCTCCCACCTTCTGAGCTGCAAACACTTGGTGTTCCGCTGAAGTGGACCGCTCCGGTGAACGTCGTCCTCTTCGGCGAGGGAACTCAGGTCACCGGAGCGAGCATGACGGCTTCGGTCAACATCGCAGGACGCGACGCCACGATGACTCTGACCACAACGGTCGGTCCTACTGGAATGGTCATCTCGGCGTTCACGCTGTCCTGA